GCCCGCATCCAGCACGAGCTCGGCGTGACGACCCTGTACGTGACGCACGACCAGACCGAGGCGATGACGATGGGCGACCGCGTCGCGGTCATTCGCAAGGGCGTGCTGCAGCAGGCCGACACGCCGCAGTACCTGTACGACCACCCGTTGAACCTGTTCGTCGCCGGTTTCATCGGGTCCCCGGCGATGAACATGGTCGAGGCGACGGTCGCGCGAACGAACGGATCGGCGGCGATCGAGTTCGGCGGCTACAAGCTGCGCATCCCGGATCACGTGATGTCATTGCGGCCGGCGCTGAAGGGGTTCGACGGGAAGCGGGTGATCGCCGGGATCCGCCCGGAGGACATGGAAGATGCGTCGCTCGGATCGCAGGCCTCCGATGACCGGATCCGATCGACGGTCGACCTCCGCGAGGCATTGGGCTCGGACGTCGTTGTCCACTTCAAGGTGAACGCGCCGCCGGCGATCACGGAGGACGTCAAGGAGCTCGCGCACGACGTCGGCGCCGAGGCCCTCGAGGACGTGGAGCACAAGGCCGAGCAGGGCGAGTCGACGTTCGTCGCTCGGCTCAATCCGCGGACGAAGGCCCAGCAAGGCGAGCCGATCGAGCTCACCGTCGACGTCGGCCGGATGCACTTCTTCGATCCCGACACCGGACTCGGGATCTACGAGGACGGCGCCTGAGCCGAGACTCCGCAATCCACGCCTTCCCCGACGGCTTTCTCTGGGGTGTCGCCACGTCGGCGTACCAGGTCGAGGGCGCCGTTCACGAGGATGGGCGCGGAGTCTCCATCTGGGACACGTTCTGTCGGACCCCGGGAAAGGTCCGAGGCGGCGAGACCGGGGACGTCGCCTGCGACCAGTACCACCGGTACGAACAGGACGCCGACCTCATGGCGGAGCTCGGGATCGGGGCGTACCGGTTCTCGATCGCGTGGCCGCGGATCCAGCCCGAGGGGCGCGGTGCGCCGAACCGAGCCGGGCTCGATCACTATCGCCGACTCGTCGACGCGCTGAACCGACGGGGCATCGCCCCTGTGGCGACGCTGTACCACTGGGACCTTCCCCAGGCTCTCGAGGACGCGGGCGGGTGGCCGGTTCGCGAGACCGCCGAGCGCTTCGCCGAGTACGCACGCCTCGTCCACGACGCACTCGGAGGCGAGGTGCCGTACTGGATCACGTTGAACGAGCCGTGGGTCGCGGCGTGGCTCGGGTACGGCACCGGCGTGCACGCGCCCGGCAAGAACGACGATGCGCTCGCCCTCGCAGCGACCCACCACCTGCTGCTCGCGCACGGACTCGCCCTCGATGCGCTGACAACCGGCGAGGTCGGCATCGCCCCGAACCTCGAGCCGTGCCTGCCGGAGACCGATCGGCCGGAAGACGTCCGCGCCGCGCGCCTGGCCGATCTCCACCTCAACGCGTTGGTGCTGGATCCGCTTTTCGGCCGCGGATATCCGCGCGAGCTCATCGAGCACTTCCGCGGCGTGACCGACATGGAGTTCGTGCTGGACGGCGATCTCGAGGCCATCTCCGGGCCGCTCGACTACCTTGGCGTGAACTACTACCGCCGGCACACCGTGAGCGCGCGTCCGCGACCCGGGCGCTCCAGCGGGGACTTCCCCGGATCGCTCGGCGCATGGTCGTACCCGCCGCCGGGCGTCGAGGTGACCGCGATGGGGTGGCCCGTGGAGCCCGAGGGCCTCGCCGTCGTCCTGACCAGGATCCATCGCGAGTACGGGCCGGCAAAGATCTTGATCACCGAGAACGGAGCGGCTTTTGAGGACGAGCCGGGAGTCGACGGTTTCGTCCAGGACGATCGTCGCGTGACGTATCTGCGTGAGCACGTGACGGCTGCGAAAGACGCGCTCGACCAGGGGGTTCCACTGGCCGGGTATTTCGCCTGGTCGCTGCTCGACAACTTCGAGTGGGCGGAGGGGTACGCGAAGCGGTTCGGCGTGGTCCGGGTTGACGTCGCCACCCAGGTCCGGACGCCGAAGGCCAGCGGGCGCTGGTTCGCCGACCTCATTGCGCGTTCGGACGACGGCGCCATGGCTCGACCCACGACCCCGGGTTGACCGTATTAGATACGTGTGGGCGAAATAGCTTGCCCGCGAGAGAGGGGGAAGGCGTATGCGTTTGCTCAGGCTGATGGCGCTAGCTGTCGTCCTCGTCCTGGTCGGAGCGGCTTGCGCCGCCGACGAGGACGGAGACGGCGGTGGCGGCGGGGGAGGAGGTAACGAGAACACCGGCACGGTGAACGTGCTCTCGGCCGGCGACCCCGGAGAGGTCGAGGTCTACAACGGGATCATCGACGAGCTGATCAATGCGAACGTCGACTACACGGCCGAGATCGAGGCCTCGGGCGAGGCGGAGCAGCAGGCTCAGATCCGGGCCGAGGCCGGCACCCTGGACATCTTCCTGGCGCCGCAGCCGGGACTCGTCGCTGACCTCGCACAGGCTGGCCAGCTCACGTCGCTGGAGGACCTGGGGATGGACGTCGGCCAGCTCGAGGAGCTGTTCGGCGAGTACTTCGTGTCGCTCGGCGAGGTCGACGGCCAGCACTACGGTGTCCCCACCAACATCAACCTGAAGAGCATGGTGTGGTACCCGAAGGACGACTTCGACGCCGCGGGATACACCGAGCCCACGACGTGGGACGAGATGCTTGCCCTGTCCGATCAGATCGTCGCCGACGGCGGGACGCCGTGGTGCGTGGGCTTCCAGAGCGAGGGGTCGACCGGCTGGCCGGCCACGGACTGGATCGAGGACATCATGCTGCGCACCGCGGGGCTCGACGTGTACGAGCAGTGGTACAAGCACGAGATCCCGTTCAACGACCCTGCCGTTCTCAACGCGGCGCAGATGTTCGGCGACGTCATGTTCCACCCGGACTACGTGCTCGGCGGCGCGGAGAACACGCCGTCGGTCCAGTTCGGTGAGGCGCCGCTCCCGATGTTCGACGATCCGCCGGGATGCTGGTTGCATCGACAGGCCAGTTTCATCAACGCGTTCTTCCCGGAGGGCACCGAAGCCGGTGTCGACTACGACTGGTTCCCGCTCCCGCCGATCGACCAGGAGGGGACACTGTTCGCCGGTGAGCTCGCCGTCGTGGGGACGGGCGGGAACCGTCCGGAGGTCCGGGACTTCCTCGAGCGGTTCATGGCCGAGGACGTCCAGTGCGCGCTCTCGGGCGATCCGGCGTCGTCCCGCATCTCCCCGAACATCAACGTCGGCGCGGACTGCTACGCGAACGACATCCTCGCCGAGTCGTCCACCGTACTGACGGACGGCCTGTCCGCGGGGACGGCCGGGTTCGACGCGTCGGACCTGATGCCGTCGGCCGTCGGGGCGGGCAGCTTCTGGACGGGGATGGTGGACTACATGCGCGACGGTCCGGACTCGATCCAGGGGATCCTCGACGAGATCGAATCGAGCTGGCCGGCGGAGTAGAACCGAGGAGAGTTGCCGGAACGAGGGGCGGCCGCACAGCGGCCGCCCCTCGTGTTTGCGCGAGTGACCGAGGTCGGGAGAGGATGACCCGACGTGACCGACACGACCCCTGAAGCGGTCGCACCGCCCGCGTCCGCGGGACGGGCAGGCGTCTTCGTCCTCCGGCTGCTCAGCGCGATCGTCGTCCCCATCGTCGCCTTCACCCTCCTGTGGGTGACGTTCGACTACCTGCGCGACGAGAACGCCAATCGCTTCATCGTCGTCGGGGTCGCGCTCGTCGTCGGCGTGGGCGGCGTCTTCTTCCTCTACTGGGGGGCGAACAGGGTCATCGAGTTCCTGCCCGAGCGCGTACGCGAGGGAGTACGTCCGTACGTGTTCGTCGGCCCCTGCCTGGTGATCCTCGCGGTGTTCCTGGTGTATCCGGTCATCAACACCATCCTCATCAGCTTCAAGGACGCGAGGTCGGAGAGTTTCGTCGGGCTCGCCAATTACCGGTTCGTGTTCACCGACCACGACATGCTGACGGCCATTCGCAACACGGCGGCGTGGATCGTGATCGTCCCGTTCTTCGGCGTGACCATCGGGCTCGCGTTCGCAACACTGGCCGACCGGCTCCGGCGGGGTGAGGCGATCGCCAAGTCCGCGATCTTCCTGCCGATGGCGATCTCGTTCGCCGGAGCGTCGATCACCTGGCGGCTGATCTACGACTTTCGGCCGCAGGGATTCGGAAGCAACATCGGCCTGCTGAACGGGATCTGGATCGGGCTCGGTCAGGACCCCGTCGCGTGGCTCACGCTACAGCCGTGGAACAACCTGTTTCTCATGGTGATCTTGATCTGGATCCAGACCGGGTTCGCGATGGTCGTGCTGTCCGCGGCGATCAAGGCGATCCCGGACGAGATCATCGAGGCGGCACGCATCGACGGCGCCTCGGAGATGCAGGTCTTCCGGCGGATCATCGTGCCGTCGATCCTGCCGACCATCGTCGTCGTTACGACTTACATGGTCATCAACGCATTGAAGGTGTTCGACATCGTTTTCATCATGGGGAACGCGGAGTCCGACGGCACGGTCGTGATCGCAGAACGGATGATCGACTGGTTCTTCAGCAGCCGGAACTTCGGACGTGGAGCGGCGATCGCCGTGGTCCTGTTCATCGTGATCGTCCCCGTGATGATCTGGAACGTCCGGCGCTTCCGCGAGGAGGAGCTGACACGATGAGCTCGACCGTCCCACCGGCCGTCGCCACCGAACCGCAGCGCGGCGAGGTCGCACTCCGCGACGTGCCCGGAGAAGCCGGAAACGTCGGCGAGCCCAAGAAGGGCGGCTGGGGCGTTCGGATCGTCGTCACGGTGATCTGCGTGGTCTGGTTGGTCCCCACGGTTGGCGTGCTGATCACGTCGTTCCGTCCGGAGAACCAGGTGCTCAGCACCGGGTGGTGGACGGTGTTCGCGCACCCGTTCCGGCTGGCCGAATGGACCGTTGAGAACTACCGGACCGCGCTCGACGCCGCCGGCTTCGGCAACGCCTTCATGAACAGCCTCGCCGTGACCATCCCGGCGACCGTCATTCCCATCACCATCGCGGCGTTCGCCGCGTACGCGTTCTCGTGGATGGACTTCAAGGGACGGTATGTGATGTTCGTCATCGTGGTCGGGCTCCTCGTCGTCCCGCTGCAGATGGCCCTGATCCCGATCCTCAAGCTGTACAACGAGGGCGCTGTGCTGTTCGGCCGGCAGATCTTCCCCGATCTCGACCTGAACGGGACGTTCCTTGGCGTGTGGCTTGCCCACGCGGGATTCGGGCTGCCGCTCGCCACGTACCTGCTCCGCAACTACATCGGTTCGCTTCCGTCATCGATCATCGAGTCGGCGAAGATCGACGGCGCCGACCATTTCACGATCTTCTGGCGGCTGATCATTCCGCTTTCCGTTCCGGCGCTCGCGGCGTTCGCCATCTTCCAGTTCCTGTGGGTGTGGAACGACCTCCTCGTCGCGTACGTCTTCCTCGGAGGGACCAGCCAGAACCAGGTGCTCACGGTCGCCCTGCGGAATCTCCTCGGGGGACGGGGGGAGGATTGGCAGGTGCTGACGGCCGCGGCGTTCATCTCGATGTCGCTGCCGCTCGTCGTGTTCTTCTCGCTGCAGAAGTACTTCGTGCGGGGCCTCACCGCCGGCGCCGTCAAGGGATGATGACCTCGAGGTCACGGCGGCCGGCCTCCGCCGGAGCCGAGCCCCTTCCGGCGCAGCGCAAGTGGCGCGCGATCCTGCT
The genomic region above belongs to Actinomycetota bacterium and contains:
- a CDS encoding sugar ABC transporter permease — protein: MTDTTPEAVAPPASAGRAGVFVLRLLSAIVVPIVAFTLLWVTFDYLRDENANRFIVVGVALVVGVGGVFFLYWGANRVIEFLPERVREGVRPYVFVGPCLVILAVFLVYPVINTILISFKDARSESFVGLANYRFVFTDHDMLTAIRNTAAWIVIVPFFGVTIGLAFATLADRLRRGEAIAKSAIFLPMAISFAGASITWRLIYDFRPQGFGSNIGLLNGIWIGLGQDPVAWLTLQPWNNLFLMVILIWIQTGFAMVVLSAAIKAIPDEIIEAARIDGASEMQVFRRIIVPSILPTIVVVTTYMVINALKVFDIVFIMGNAESDGTVVIAERMIDWFFSSRNFGRGAAIAVVLFIVIVPVMIWNVRRFREEELTR
- a CDS encoding carbohydrate ABC transporter permease: MSSTVPPAVATEPQRGEVALRDVPGEAGNVGEPKKGGWGVRIVVTVICVVWLVPTVGVLITSFRPENQVLSTGWWTVFAHPFRLAEWTVENYRTALDAAGFGNAFMNSLAVTIPATVIPITIAAFAAYAFSWMDFKGRYVMFVIVVGLLVVPLQMALIPILKLYNEGAVLFGRQIFPDLDLNGTFLGVWLAHAGFGLPLATYLLRNYIGSLPSSIIESAKIDGADHFTIFWRLIIPLSVPALAAFAIFQFLWVWNDLLVAYVFLGGTSQNQVLTVALRNLLGGRGEDWQVLTAAAFISMSLPLVVFFSLQKYFVRGLTAGAVKG
- a CDS encoding GH1 family beta-glucosidase — protein: MHAFPDGFLWGVATSAYQVEGAVHEDGRGVSIWDTFCRTPGKVRGGETGDVACDQYHRYEQDADLMAELGIGAYRFSIAWPRIQPEGRGAPNRAGLDHYRRLVDALNRRGIAPVATLYHWDLPQALEDAGGWPVRETAERFAEYARLVHDALGGEVPYWITLNEPWVAAWLGYGTGVHAPGKNDDALALAATHHLLLAHGLALDALTTGEVGIAPNLEPCLPETDRPEDVRAARLADLHLNALVLDPLFGRGYPRELIEHFRGVTDMEFVLDGDLEAISGPLDYLGVNYYRRHTVSARPRPGRSSGDFPGSLGAWSYPPPGVEVTAMGWPVEPEGLAVVLTRIHREYGPAKILITENGAAFEDEPGVDGFVQDDRRVTYLREHVTAAKDALDQGVPLAGYFAWSLLDNFEWAEGYAKRFGVVRVDVATQVRTPKASGRWFADLIARSDDGAMARPTTPG
- a CDS encoding ABC transporter substrate-binding protein yields the protein MRLLRLMALAVVLVLVGAACAADEDGDGGGGGGGGNENTGTVNVLSAGDPGEVEVYNGIIDELINANVDYTAEIEASGEAEQQAQIRAEAGTLDIFLAPQPGLVADLAQAGQLTSLEDLGMDVGQLEELFGEYFVSLGEVDGQHYGVPTNINLKSMVWYPKDDFDAAGYTEPTTWDEMLALSDQIVADGGTPWCVGFQSEGSTGWPATDWIEDIMLRTAGLDVYEQWYKHEIPFNDPAVLNAAQMFGDVMFHPDYVLGGAENTPSVQFGEAPLPMFDDPPGCWLHRQASFINAFFPEGTEAGVDYDWFPLPPIDQEGTLFAGELAVVGTGGNRPEVRDFLERFMAEDVQCALSGDPASSRISPNINVGADCYANDILAESSTVLTDGLSAGTAGFDASDLMPSAVGAGSFWTGMVDYMRDGPDSIQGILDEIESSWPAE
- the ugpC gene encoding sn-glycerol-3-phosphate ABC transporter ATP-binding protein UgpC, producing the protein MAEIVMDDVSKVYPDGTVGISDLSLDIKDGEFIVLVGPSGCGKTTALRMVAGLESITGGTISIGDRVVNAVPPKERDIAMVFQNYALYPHMSVYDNMAFGLKLRKLSKEEIDRRVKEAATILGLEDFLQRKPKALSGGQRQRVAMGRAIVREPKAFLMDEPLSNLDAKLRVQMRSEIARIQHELGVTTLYVTHDQTEAMTMGDRVAVIRKGVLQQADTPQYLYDHPLNLFVAGFIGSPAMNMVEATVARTNGSAAIEFGGYKLRIPDHVMSLRPALKGFDGKRVIAGIRPEDMEDASLGSQASDDRIRSTVDLREALGSDVVVHFKVNAPPAITEDVKELAHDVGAEALEDVEHKAEQGESTFVARLNPRTKAQQGEPIELTVDVGRMHFFDPDTGLGIYEDGA